A single genomic interval of Littorina saxatilis isolate snail1 linkage group LG17, US_GU_Lsax_2.0, whole genome shotgun sequence harbors:
- the LOC138953013 gene encoding probable ATP-dependent RNA helicase DDX28, with the protein MQSVALLMRACQRCTACLLHHQPWRFLVTGISEVDLPRITVPHKMQSRLQKIRQRQRQDQPTIKKSVFKSPLVISCKRGNFNHHRGQTYNDFGPQALASYGWKSRKSAGDYFTVVCHDKNPALASEESAKRFEDLHLDESLVKAVHSMGLVVPTNIQKSGTPAILSGGSTLCAAETGSGKTLAYLLPVLTMLLQRRTLRGEEEAVNSPSVIILTPSRELADQIMRVVETLQQHVDFTAYSVCGGRGTKGRLAWPVRRPMDILVATPGVLRKLLIAGQIKPSGLQHIILDEADTLLDDSFMDSIDRVLSRLKIPTLDSGVSGGRVVSPGGLDTSDTGFIGGVQFVLVSATVPRALPDSIGAYLPVDALQQVTSPGLHRLMPHVPQKFMRLLPSQKSPELVKLVRSEVEKKAGSMMIFCNSSSTCFYLGHLLEEHSLPAALINGDMTEKSRQGVFERFQEGRHDILVATDIASRGLDTINVRHVVNYDFPNFVSDYLHRAGRVGRVGSHTSGLVTSFVTHKWEVDLLWQIEISVRKSADLHNVNANIKRKISAEYAKRHGTTLDAL; encoded by the exons ATGCAGTCTGTGGCCTTGTTGATGCGGGCTTGTCAGCGATGTACAGCATGTCTCCTTCACCATCAGCCGTGGAGATTCTTGGTT ACCGGCATTTCTGAAGTCGACCTGCCCCGCATCACTGTACCGCACAAAATGCAGAGTCGCTTGCAGAAAATCCGACAGCGTCAGCGCCAGGATCAGCCGACCATCAAGAAATCTGTGTTCAAGTCTCCGCTGGTGATATCTTGCAAGCGTGGCAACTTTAATCACCATCGCGGTCAGACCTACAATGACTTCGGACCCCAAGCTTTGGCCTCTTATGGTTGGAAAAGCCGCAAGTCTGCTGGAGACTACTTTACAGTTGTCTGTCATGATAAG AATCCTGCCCTTGCATCAGAGGAATCAGCGAAGAGGTTTGAAGACCTTCACCTTGATGAAAGCCTTGTGAAAGCAGTGCATTCCATGGGTCTAGTTGTGCCGACAAACATACAG AAATCTGGCACTCCGGCCATTCTCAGCGGGGGCTCTACACTGTGTGCTGCTGAAACAG GATCTGGCAAGACTCTGGCTTACCTGTTACCTGTGCTGACCATGCTGCTACAGCGACGGACActgaggggggaggaggaggctGTGAACAGCCCTTCTGTCATCATCCTCACTCCATCCAGAGAGCTTGCTGATCAGATCATG CGTGTGGTGGAAACACTGCAGCAGCATGTGGACTTCACGGCTTACTCTGTGTGTGGAGGACGTGGCACAAAG GGGAGACTAGCGTGGCCTGTGAGGCGTCCCATGGACATCCTGGTGGCCACCCCTGGAGTGCTGAGAAAGCTGCTCATAGCTG GTCAAATAAAGCCATCAGGCTTGCAGCATATCATTCTGGATGAGGCAGACACCTTGTTAGATGACAGTTTCATGGATTCCATAGACAGAGTTCTCTCCAGACTCAAG ATCCCAACGCTGGATTCAGGCGTGTCTGGTGGCAGAGTAGTATCGCCCGGTGGCCTGGACACCAGTGATACAGGTTTTATCGGCGGCGTCCAGTTTGTGTTGGTCAGTGCCACCGTACCCAGAGCTCTGCCGGACAGCATCGGTGCATATCTTCCT GTGGACGCCCTGCAACAGGTGACAAGCCCAGGTCTTCACCGCCTCATGCCTCATGTTCCACAAAAGTTCATGCGTCTTTTGCCATCTCAAAAAAGTC CTGAACTTGTTAAGCTGGTGAGGAGTGAAGTGGAAAAGAAAGCTGGGTCCATGATGATCTTCTGCAACAGCAGTAGCACCTGCTTCTACCTGGGCCACCTGTTAGAGGAACACAGCCTACCTGCAGCCCTCATCAACGGGGATATGACAGAAAAG AGTCGGCAAGGAGTGTTTGAGAGGTTTCAGGAAGGTCGCCATGACATCTTAGTAGCAACAGACATAGCCTCGCGGGGACTTGACACCATCAAT GTGCGGCATGTGGTGAACTACGACTTTCCCAACTTTGTGTCCGACTACCTTCACCGTGCGGGCCGTGTGGGTCGTGTGGGGTCCCACACCAGTGGCCTGGTCACCAGCTTTGTCACACACAAGTGGGAGGTGGACCTGTTGTGGCAGATTGAG ATCTCTGTGCGCAAGTCTGCCGACCTTCACAATGTCAACGCTAACATCAAGCGCAAGATTTCGGCGGAGTACGCAAAACGGCATGGGACAACTTTAGACGCACTGTGA